The following are encoded in a window of Variovorax paradoxus genomic DNA:
- a CDS encoding isochorismatase family cysteine hydrolase, whose translation MQTSESRKKCVDPHLLPRRADGVLPGLRATAGEYVITERTGGSSAFAATTLDSYLRNNKIEDIYLMGFALRQCVESTLRNAYDLGYHTNVIYDASAAFTQEQ comes from the coding sequence GTGCAGACCAGCGAATCTCGCAAAAAGTGCGTTGATCCTCATCTCCTTCCTCGGCGAGCAGACGGAGTTCTTCCGGGGCTTCGAGCCACGGCCGGCGAGTATGTGATCACCGAGCGCACCGGGGGCAGCAGTGCCTTTGCCGCCACGACGCTGGACAGCTACTTGCGCAACAACAAGATCGAAGATATCTACCTGATGGGCTTTGCCTTGCGCCAGTGCGTGGAATCGACGCTACGCAATGCGTACGACCTTGGCTACCACACCAACGTCATCTACGACGCGTCTGCAGCTTTCACGCAGGAGCAGTAG
- a CDS encoding SDR family oxidoreductase: MSRLQGKRTLITGGTSGIGLETAKQFLAEGARVIVTGVNPDSLAKAQAELGREVLVLRADSASVAAQKELAQAVQAHYGQLDIAFLNAGVSVWMPIEEWTEEMFDRSFDINVKGPYFLIQALLPVFASPASVVLNTSINAHVGAQRSSVYAATKAAFLNMSKTLSSELLGRGIRVNAVSPGPVETPLYDKLGIPDAYRTQVNKEIAATIPFGRFGTPEEVAKAVLYLASDESRWTVGSEIIVDGGRTLNG; encoded by the coding sequence ATGTCCCGCTTGCAAGGCAAACGTACTCTCATCACCGGCGGCACCAGCGGCATTGGCCTTGAAACTGCCAAGCAGTTCCTCGCCGAAGGCGCGCGCGTCATCGTCACCGGCGTGAATCCGGATTCCCTCGCCAAGGCCCAGGCGGAGTTGGGTCGCGAAGTTCTGGTGCTGCGCGCCGATTCAGCCAGCGTGGCTGCGCAGAAGGAGTTGGCGCAAGCCGTCCAGGCTCACTATGGTCAGCTCGACATCGCCTTCCTCAACGCTGGCGTATCCGTTTGGATGCCGATCGAAGAGTGGACGGAAGAAATGTTCGATCGCTCGTTCGATATCAACGTCAAGGGGCCGTACTTCCTGATCCAGGCCTTGCTGCCTGTCTTCGCGAGCCCCGCATCGGTGGTGCTCAATACATCGATCAATGCGCACGTCGGCGCGCAGCGTTCGTCGGTTTATGCCGCGACCAAGGCTGCGTTTCTGAACATGTCGAAGACGCTTTCGAGCGAACTGCTCGGACGCGGCATTCGCGTCAACGCCGTCAGCCCCGGCCCGGTCGAAACGCCGCTGTACGACAAGCTCGGCATTCCCGATGCCTACCGCACGCAGGTCAACAAGGAGATCGCCGCAACCATTCCGTTTGGCCGTTTCGGCACGCCGGAAGAAGTCGCCAAGGCAGTGCTGTACCTGGCTTCGGACGAGTCCCGATGGACGGTCGGTTCCGAAATCATCGTCGATGGCGGCCGCACGCTCAACGGTTGA
- a CDS encoding LysR family transcriptional regulator — MDRFLLMTCFARAVETGSFSAAGRDLGLGQPNVSRYVAALEDHLQTRLLHRSTRKLALTPEGERYYAEVRRILDAVHESESSFKENVDPSGLLRVACPTALSYAFVLPHVPAFLERYPGLTLDLQTNDRYVNLVDEGAELAIRIGHLADSALRARRIGLFERVCVASKKYLAQRGVPSTPEDLRGHDCVIYTLLSSGATWRFRDADVPVTGRLRVSAPEAARESVNAGLGVGYGPEWLFEEGLKSGNLQLLLTAYATPPVPIQIVYVANRLLPKRAVVFMDFIAEAFSKVPALNVRE, encoded by the coding sequence TTGGATCGATTCCTGTTGATGACTTGCTTCGCTCGCGCCGTGGAGACGGGCAGCTTTTCCGCCGCGGGTCGCGACCTGGGTTTGGGACAGCCGAACGTCAGCCGGTACGTGGCGGCACTGGAAGATCATTTGCAAACTCGGCTGCTGCATCGATCAACGCGCAAGCTTGCCCTCACGCCGGAAGGGGAGCGCTACTACGCGGAAGTCCGGCGGATTCTTGACGCCGTGCACGAATCAGAGTCGTCGTTCAAGGAGAACGTTGATCCGTCCGGATTGCTGCGCGTTGCCTGTCCGACTGCGCTGAGCTATGCATTTGTGTTGCCGCATGTGCCCGCGTTCCTGGAGCGCTATCCAGGATTGACGCTGGATCTCCAGACCAATGACCGATATGTCAATCTGGTCGATGAAGGGGCCGAACTGGCGATTCGGATCGGACATTTGGCAGACAGCGCACTGCGCGCGCGCCGCATTGGTTTGTTCGAGCGCGTGTGCGTTGCCAGTAAGAAATATCTGGCTCAACGCGGGGTCCCCAGTACTCCCGAGGACCTGCGCGGGCACGATTGCGTGATCTACACCCTGTTGTCGTCCGGTGCCACCTGGCGTTTCCGGGATGCCGATGTTCCGGTAACCGGCAGACTTCGGGTCAGCGCACCTGAGGCCGCACGCGAATCTGTCAATGCGGGGCTAGGAGTCGGGTACGGGCCGGAATGGCTGTTCGAGGAAGGGCTGAAGAGCGGAAATTTGCAATTGCTGCTGACGGCATATGCCACGCCGCCCGTGCCTATACAAATCGTTTATGTGGCGAACAGACTTCTTCCGAAGCGGGCCGTCGTATTTATGGATTTCATCGCCGAAGCATTTTCAAAGGTTCCAGCACTCAACGTCCGCGAATGA
- a CDS encoding glutathione S-transferase family protein has translation MLTLYHCISARSFRPLWTLEELGLPYELKMLPFPPRVVSRTYLDINPLGTVPLLVDGGTRMTESAAICQYLCAHAAPTPLEVKALEGEYGAYLNFLHFGEATLTFPQTLVLRYGRFEPEERRQPQVARDYSKWFLARLRTLEPRLGVHEYLCADRFTAADISVGYAMLLAEHLGLANDFPPAVQAYWHRLKLRPSYIRAMAVQHQAALEQGISTVPAPDTLAAS, from the coding sequence ATGCTCACTCTTTACCACTGCATCAGTGCGCGTTCGTTCCGGCCGCTATGGACCCTTGAGGAACTTGGGCTGCCTTACGAACTGAAGATGCTCCCGTTTCCGCCCAGGGTCGTGAGTCGTACCTATCTCGACATCAATCCGCTCGGAACGGTTCCTCTGCTCGTTGACGGCGGAACTCGCATGACGGAATCGGCGGCGATCTGCCAGTACCTGTGTGCCCACGCAGCTCCGACACCGCTCGAAGTGAAAGCTTTGGAGGGTGAGTACGGCGCCTATCTCAACTTCCTTCACTTCGGAGAAGCAACGTTGACTTTCCCGCAGACCCTGGTCCTTCGCTACGGTCGGTTCGAGCCCGAGGAGCGGCGACAACCGCAGGTTGCGCGGGACTATTCGAAGTGGTTTCTTGCACGGCTTCGAACGCTGGAGCCGCGCCTTGGAGTGCACGAATACCTGTGCGCTGATCGTTTCACGGCCGCGGACATCTCGGTTGGTTATGCGATGCTCCTGGCAGAGCATCTGGGACTTGCGAACGACTTTCCTCCTGCCGTGCAGGCCTATTGGCATCGCCTGAAGCTGCGGCCAAGCTACATCCGGGCCATGGCGGTGCAACATCAGGCTGCTTTGGAGCAAGGCATTTCCACAGTGCCTGCTCCTGATACGTTGGCGGCCTCCTGA
- a CDS encoding flavin reductase family protein → MSVDQKEFRNALGQFATGVAIVTATVDGNRLGATISSFNSVSLDPPLVLFSMIRGSLGIAQWKAAKSYCIAILGESQRDLSNRFAKAGTDKWIGIDPAFAANGAPMLPGANAYFECEPWSVCDGGDHEIFICRVSAFRVIPQAEPSLIFCGGRYRHLSALDAATKPPPENLYLHGW, encoded by the coding sequence ATGTCCGTCGACCAGAAAGAATTTCGCAACGCGTTGGGCCAGTTCGCAACCGGCGTCGCCATCGTGACCGCGACGGTGGACGGCAACCGCTTGGGCGCCACCATCAGTTCGTTCAACTCCGTGTCGCTGGACCCGCCGCTTGTGCTGTTCAGCATGATCCGTGGTTCTCTCGGCATTGCCCAGTGGAAGGCCGCGAAATCCTATTGCATCGCCATTCTCGGTGAGTCGCAGCGGGATTTGTCCAACCGATTCGCAAAAGCGGGAACCGATAAATGGATCGGCATCGACCCTGCGTTTGCTGCCAACGGCGCGCCGATGCTCCCGGGTGCGAACGCCTATTTCGAATGCGAGCCCTGGAGCGTATGTGATGGAGGGGACCATGAGATCTTCATCTGTCGGGTCAGTGCATTTCGCGTGATCCCTCAAGCCGAGCCGTCGCTGATCTTTTGTGGTGGCAGGTACAGGCACCTGAGCGCCCTTGACGCCGCAACCAAGCCGCCTCCCGAAAACCTGTACTTGCACGGTTGGTGA
- a CDS encoding citryl-CoA lyase has protein sequence MTTTPDRKYWRTAIADPTPHEGTLVRGYDVLTDLVGKIDFGAMVYLLYKGELPKGNEAKIINAMFISVADHGISPSSTVTRFVQAAGVPIQCSVAAGAMMFGDVHGGAGEEFARYIQELVSEAASSGRSYEDVATEYVGKHKRLDGFGHPQHPEGDPRGKRLFALAEEYGLAGDHIRMTRELEKALIKKKNRPLLANIDAAVGAIISDLGIDWRLSRAFIVIPRTAGLFAHAFEESVREPGWRQITLDQVEYDGPARRTNDNPAI, from the coding sequence ATGACAACGACCCCTGATCGAAAGTATTGGCGAACCGCTATCGCTGACCCCACTCCACATGAAGGTACTCTGGTGAGGGGCTACGACGTCCTCACTGATCTCGTCGGCAAGATCGACTTCGGCGCCATGGTGTACCTGCTCTACAAGGGAGAGCTTCCCAAGGGGAACGAGGCGAAGATCATCAATGCGATGTTCATCTCGGTCGCCGACCATGGCATTTCTCCGTCCTCGACAGTCACCCGTTTTGTGCAGGCAGCCGGTGTACCGATCCAGTGTTCGGTCGCTGCCGGCGCCATGATGTTTGGCGACGTACATGGGGGTGCCGGCGAAGAGTTCGCACGCTACATCCAGGAGCTGGTGTCCGAGGCAGCCTCGAGCGGGCGCAGCTATGAGGACGTGGCGACAGAGTACGTCGGCAAGCACAAGCGGCTGGATGGCTTCGGGCATCCGCAGCATCCCGAAGGCGATCCGCGCGGGAAGAGGCTGTTCGCGCTTGCCGAGGAGTATGGGCTTGCAGGCGACCACATCCGGATGACGCGCGAGTTGGAAAAGGCGCTGATCAAGAAGAAAAACCGCCCCCTCCTGGCAAACATCGATGCTGCGGTCGGCGCAATCATCTCGGATCTGGGAATCGACTGGAGGCTGTCTCGCGCGTTCATCGTCATTCCGCGCACGGCGGGTTTGTTCGCCCACGCATTCGAAGAGTCGGTGCGCGAGCCCGGCTGGCGCCAGATCACGCTGGACCAGGTCGAGTACGACGGCCCCGCCCGCCGCACCAACGATAACCCTGCCATCTGA
- a CDS encoding IclR family transcriptional regulator produces MIKMMNSTESRGTQSIDRTVGVLKHVVANGSHGLTVADLVALSGLERPTMHRIVQALERQGLLKRPAGSKRYVLGDYCRQMAAAFADRADLRTVCEPALRGVSDETGNSAFLIGRIGFESICLARVIGSYPVQVLTVNVGSRQPLGTGAGGLSILSTLSEAERNECIRANAKRLGSYGSLTESTLRALVRATQGRGHAIIGHYSVPGVIGIGMAMRNATGTVMGAITTASIDSRMSRHDQQIAAASIAKHIARIQSSLDIL; encoded by the coding sequence ATGATCAAAATGATGAACTCAACGGAATCACGCGGTACGCAAAGCATCGATCGCACAGTCGGTGTGTTGAAGCACGTGGTTGCCAACGGTTCGCACGGGCTGACGGTGGCCGACCTTGTGGCGCTTAGCGGGCTTGAACGCCCTACCATGCATCGCATAGTCCAGGCTCTGGAGAGACAGGGGTTGTTGAAGCGACCCGCCGGCTCGAAGCGCTATGTGCTGGGTGATTACTGCCGCCAGATGGCGGCCGCTTTCGCGGACCGTGCGGACCTGAGAACGGTGTGCGAACCGGCGCTGAGAGGTGTTTCGGACGAGACCGGAAACAGCGCCTTCCTCATTGGCCGAATAGGGTTCGAGTCAATCTGTCTTGCCCGTGTGATTGGCTCCTACCCCGTTCAGGTGCTCACCGTCAACGTCGGTAGCAGGCAGCCACTGGGAACGGGCGCAGGAGGCCTGTCCATCCTGTCGACGCTGTCGGAAGCGGAGCGAAACGAATGCATCCGGGCGAACGCGAAACGCCTGGGCAGCTATGGTTCACTGACGGAGTCGACGCTGCGCGCGCTCGTTCGTGCAACCCAAGGCCGCGGACACGCCATCATCGGACACTACAGCGTGCCAGGTGTCATCGGGATCGGAATGGCGATGCGCAATGCGACCGGCACTGTCATGGGCGCGATCACTACGGCTTCGATCGACAGTCGGATGTCCAGGCATGACCAACAGATTGCCGCCGCATCCATAGCGAAGCACATTGCACGCATCCAGTCTTCGCTAGACATTCTCTGA
- a CDS encoding MmcQ/YjbR family DNA-binding protein has translation MIKRSEIFDYAKKKYDAKPDYPFEKYRSYAVLRHSDDDKWFGLVMNVPREKLGLKGEGEVDVLDIKCHPANVDDLKTKPGFRPAYHMNKEHWLTAILDGSVSKDEIFSLLDESYDLTK, from the coding sequence ATGATCAAACGTTCCGAAATCTTTGACTACGCCAAAAAGAAGTACGACGCCAAGCCCGATTACCCCTTCGAAAAGTACCGCAGTTATGCAGTCCTCCGCCATTCGGATGATGACAAATGGTTCGGGCTGGTGATGAACGTCCCTAGAGAAAAGTTGGGCCTGAAAGGCGAAGGCGAGGTCGATGTCCTTGACATCAAATGCCACCCGGCGAATGTCGATGACCTCAAGACCAAACCCGGCTTTCGGCCAGCCTATCACATGAACAAAGAACACTGGCTCACCGCCATTCTCGACGGCTCGGTATCGAAGGACGAGATCTTTTCCCTTCTCGATGAGAGCTACGACCTCACGAAATAG
- a CDS encoding amidase yields the protein MGTFSKLEIVDAMLSRIDDPTGQGSVVFTQVYREQARASAASADALKKVGIEQHPLAGVAISVKDLFDVKGAQTLAGSRVLKDAQPAAHDAAVIARLRQCGASIIGKTNMSEFAFSGLGINPHYGTPVSVWDRPARRIPGGSSSGAAVSVAEGMAWAAIGTDTGGSCRIPAALNGIVGMKPTASTVPRDGVLPLSFSYDSIGPLASTVADCARVYSVISASAAALVERECSTLRLGVIRNYVMEGLDDSVGYTYEAALRKLAAAGAILHELTLPVLIDIPDVLHGGGLVAAEAFQWHRELLSSQEREYDPRVSVRIQRGKSISAADYISLLGLRERMIQRWSAQIAAFDSVLMPTVPTVAPTLEALEDDGEYGRANLLMLRNPTIVNVLDGCAVSLPCHERGAAPVGLSIVGDRQRDWQVLSIAHAIEQVLSA from the coding sequence ATGGGAACATTCTCCAAGCTTGAAATCGTCGATGCAATGCTGTCGAGGATCGACGATCCGACGGGGCAAGGGTCCGTTGTGTTCACGCAGGTGTACCGCGAACAAGCGCGTGCATCCGCCGCCAGCGCGGACGCATTGAAAAAGGTGGGCATCGAGCAGCATCCTCTGGCGGGGGTGGCGATATCGGTCAAGGACCTGTTCGATGTGAAGGGTGCGCAGACGCTGGCCGGTTCGCGCGTGCTGAAAGATGCCCAGCCTGCAGCGCACGACGCGGCCGTTATTGCCCGACTGCGCCAATGCGGCGCCTCGATTATCGGCAAGACCAACATGAGCGAGTTCGCATTCAGCGGATTGGGCATCAATCCTCACTATGGAACGCCGGTGAGCGTATGGGACCGGCCAGCTCGCCGTATCCCCGGGGGGTCATCGTCCGGCGCAGCTGTCTCCGTCGCCGAAGGAATGGCCTGGGCTGCCATCGGCACAGACACCGGAGGATCGTGCCGCATTCCCGCCGCATTGAACGGCATCGTCGGAATGAAACCGACGGCCTCCACCGTCCCGCGGGATGGAGTGCTGCCCCTTTCGTTCAGCTACGATTCCATTGGGCCGCTCGCGTCGACAGTGGCAGACTGCGCACGGGTTTACTCGGTTATCAGCGCCTCCGCCGCAGCACTCGTCGAACGCGAATGCTCCACGCTCCGTTTGGGCGTCATTCGGAATTACGTCATGGAAGGGCTAGACGATTCCGTGGGGTACACATACGAAGCCGCTTTGAGAAAACTTGCGGCGGCCGGCGCTATCCTGCACGAACTGACGTTGCCGGTGCTGATCGACATCCCGGATGTCCTTCATGGCGGCGGGCTCGTCGCCGCGGAAGCCTTCCAGTGGCACCGTGAGCTCCTGTCCAGCCAAGAGCGAGAGTACGACCCTCGTGTCTCGGTCCGGATCCAGCGCGGAAAGAGCATTAGCGCTGCCGACTACATCTCATTGCTGGGCCTACGTGAACGGATGATTCAACGCTGGTCTGCGCAGATAGCGGCCTTCGACTCTGTCCTGATGCCGACGGTGCCCACAGTGGCGCCCACGTTGGAAGCACTTGAAGATGACGGCGAGTATGGGCGTGCCAATCTGTTGATGCTGCGCAACCCCACCATCGTGAACGTCTTGGACGGCTGCGCAGTGTCGCTGCCGTGTCACGAACGCGGTGCGGCCCCCGTAGGTCTGTCGATCGTGGGTGACCGCCAGCGCGATTGGCAGGTGCTGAGCATCGCGCATGCCATCGAGCAGGTGCTCTCCGCCTAG
- a CDS encoding glutathione S-transferase family protein: MSQTRLTLISHPLCPFVQRVAIVLHEKGIAFERVNVDLHDKPDWFLAISPTGKVPLLKVLHADGCESVLFESVAICEYFEDLQPKPALHPQDALLRAQHRAWIEFTSVALSDAWGLLNATDHETARAKAAAFRKKLEQFEAEMSDGPYFAGKSFSMVDAVMAPIFRYFDILDFDFEPTHHVFDGLRRVANWRLALARRSSIQAAVTQDYATWLREHLREKEALLATV; the protein is encoded by the coding sequence ATGTCACAAACACGGTTGACACTTATCAGTCATCCTCTATGCCCCTTCGTTCAGCGGGTTGCCATCGTGTTGCACGAAAAGGGGATTGCCTTCGAGCGGGTCAATGTCGATCTTCACGACAAACCGGACTGGTTCCTTGCCATTTCTCCAACGGGCAAGGTTCCGCTGCTCAAAGTTCTACACGCCGACGGATGTGAGTCCGTTCTATTCGAAAGCGTCGCAATCTGCGAATACTTCGAGGATCTGCAACCCAAGCCAGCATTGCATCCGCAGGATGCGCTGCTTCGTGCGCAACATCGCGCGTGGATTGAATTCACTTCCGTCGCGTTGTCGGATGCATGGGGCCTTCTGAACGCTACCGACCACGAGACAGCCCGAGCCAAAGCTGCTGCTTTCAGGAAGAAACTGGAACAGTTTGAGGCCGAAATGTCGGACGGCCCTTACTTCGCTGGAAAAAGCTTCAGTATGGTGGACGCTGTCATGGCCCCGATCTTTCGCTACTTCGACATCCTCGACTTCGACTTCGAGCCCACCCATCATGTATTTGACGGGCTGAGACGGGTAGCAAATTGGCGTCTCGCCTTGGCTCGGCGTTCGAGCATCCAGGCAGCCGTCACGCAAGACTATGCCACCTGGTTGCGCGAGCACTTGCGGGAAAAGGAAGCACTTTTGGCGACTGTATAG
- a CDS encoding zinc-binding dehydrogenase, which produces MKTMRAIVLSKAGPLENLILEERPVPEIKPGWVRIRIRAFGVNESEVTTRKGLSSPDVTLPRIPGIECVGEVDEAPADSDLKPRQKVATMMGGMGRSFDGSYAEYVVVPVGQVIPFETGLPWDVLGALPEMFQTAYGSLTTGLDLKAGQTLLIRGGTSTVGLSAATIAEAMGATVIATTRNPERTEMLRKVGVRHVVVDGGNIAETVRKIVPEGVDAALELVGCGVLADTLKAVRVHGTTCFTGALGDQWTLPEFDPFSLIPFGVRLTCYGGEATDLPADVFNSQLEAIAAGRMKVSVAKVYQGLEGVRDAQSDLEAGNTPGKHVVVLD; this is translated from the coding sequence ATGAAAACGATGCGAGCAATCGTCCTGTCCAAAGCCGGTCCACTCGAAAACCTCATTCTGGAGGAGCGTCCTGTCCCGGAAATCAAACCCGGCTGGGTGCGGATCCGGATCCGGGCCTTCGGGGTAAATGAATCCGAAGTCACCACCCGCAAGGGTCTGTCCTCCCCCGATGTAACCTTGCCGCGCATTCCCGGAATCGAGTGCGTCGGCGAGGTTGATGAAGCGCCCGCTGACAGCGATCTGAAGCCGAGACAAAAGGTCGCCACTATGATGGGCGGTATGGGGCGTTCGTTTGATGGCTCCTATGCCGAGTATGTAGTGGTGCCGGTCGGCCAGGTCATTCCGTTCGAAACGGGTCTGCCATGGGATGTCCTCGGCGCCTTGCCGGAAATGTTCCAGACTGCCTATGGATCGCTGACCACGGGGCTTGATCTGAAGGCGGGCCAAACGCTGCTGATCCGGGGCGGCACCTCCACGGTGGGATTGTCGGCCGCGACCATTGCAGAGGCCATGGGCGCCACCGTGATTGCCACGACACGCAATCCTGAACGGACCGAAATGCTACGCAAGGTCGGCGTCCGTCATGTGGTCGTCGATGGCGGGAACATCGCTGAGACCGTGCGTAAGATCGTTCCCGAGGGCGTCGATGCGGCACTAGAGCTTGTCGGCTGTGGCGTTCTGGCCGACACACTGAAGGCGGTCCGCGTTCATGGAACCACCTGCTTTACCGGGGCTCTGGGCGACCAATGGACGCTCCCCGAGTTTGACCCGTTCTCCCTCATTCCGTTCGGCGTCCGGCTGACGTGCTATGGCGGTGAGGCGACTGATCTTCCTGCCGACGTGTTCAACAGCCAGCTTGAAGCCATCGCTGCGGGACGGATGAAAGTTAGCGTCGCCAAAGTCTATCAAGGGCTGGAAGGCGTGCGCGATGCGCAATCTGATCTGGAGGCCGGTAACACACCAGGCAAGCATGTCGTCGTGCTCGACTAA
- the dctP gene encoding TRAP transporter substrate-binding protein DctP translates to MQSAIHLNAASAYPEGTLPGIGLSRFAKGLRELSCSKATVECRHDLPLRATAILDAVRRGEFQIGELYCGALSTVDRLFQIGSMPFQSSTRASAMQLLAVARPHYEQTFDTLGVRLLYVSPWPPTGLWTREPVHSKAEFKRLRISTYDDMSADVVRSAGGQAVQMPIGEALSRLHDGQLDGVLSSGDGAAGRRLGKYLRCFYDIKYATPISYAVMNAELYRGLAVDQRRLVDQAAQAVERSLWCDLDGRIRQNHSHMMAAGVQVFSELDAKLTQALWEGGHKAINQWEQGACDQTASILGEYFPSPQGR, encoded by the coding sequence ATGCAAAGCGCAATCCATTTGAATGCGGCCTCCGCATATCCTGAAGGCACCTTGCCAGGGATCGGGCTGTCCCGATTCGCCAAGGGGCTTCGCGAGCTTTCTTGCTCCAAGGCGACCGTCGAGTGTCGTCACGACCTGCCACTGCGGGCGACTGCGATACTGGATGCGGTGCGTCGTGGGGAATTTCAGATCGGCGAACTTTACTGTGGTGCGCTGAGCACGGTGGATCGACTATTCCAGATCGGCTCAATGCCGTTTCAATCGTCGACCCGTGCGTCCGCGATGCAGCTTCTGGCGGTGGCGCGACCGCACTACGAGCAAACGTTTGACACGCTGGGAGTCCGTCTGCTGTACGTTTCGCCTTGGCCTCCAACTGGACTGTGGACGCGGGAGCCGGTCCATTCAAAGGCGGAATTCAAAAGGTTGCGAATCAGCACGTACGACGACATGTCCGCTGACGTGGTACGTAGCGCGGGCGGACAGGCAGTGCAAATGCCAATCGGAGAAGCCCTCAGCCGTCTGCACGACGGGCAGTTGGACGGCGTGCTTTCGTCGGGTGACGGCGCGGCAGGTCGTCGCCTCGGCAAGTACCTCCGATGCTTCTATGACATCAAGTACGCAACACCTATCTCATATGCTGTCATGAACGCCGAGCTGTACCGCGGTCTCGCAGTCGACCAGCGACGGCTTGTTGATCAAGCGGCCCAGGCGGTCGAGCGTTCGCTCTGGTGCGACTTGGATGGGCGTATCCGTCAGAACCATAGCCACATGATGGCAGCCGGCGTCCAGGTGTTCTCGGAACTTGACGCGAAGTTGACGCAAGCTCTGTGGGAAGGCGGACACAAGGCGATCAATCAGTGGGAGCAGGGCGCGTGTGACCAGACTGCCTCGATCCTCGGAGAGTATTTCCCATCGCCTCAGGGTAGGTAG